In Excalfactoria chinensis isolate bCotChi1 chromosome 5, bCotChi1.hap2, whole genome shotgun sequence, a single genomic region encodes these proteins:
- the LOC140253174 gene encoding LOW QUALITY PROTEIN: carboxy-terminal kinesin 2-like (The sequence of the model RefSeq protein was modified relative to this genomic sequence to represent the inferred CDS: inserted 1 base in 1 codon; substituted 1 base at 1 genomic stop codon), which translates to MAGVGSGDSVGSVLRTAVVAPTSRLPVRRAAAKRAAPGPQPAAPEQKRLCTASSSSQPPSRAPLRALSVPAASGPGPPRKAMTVTAAPRAGKGSRGAAPVPRAAPSVGGAQRRRAAWDLKGQLNDVWVALGNQKERAQRLEEENGKLREEVEGLKEELREKEERGEEMERCVSTLSAELAKLREESELKGRELEELTARLHQAQADLHHSHSSLAQRDSEVAELKLRVESQGCRMREQEESYGAEMAELRSQSQSQQQRLQEMEKQQHLMEMDRRRLHNTVQKLKGNIRVFCRVRPLLAAELQLQNNLQHLHFPAHDSNAIVLIKGEQSHTGRDRKDDTRYDFSFDRVFPPSSTQEQVFEEIALLVQSALDGYNVCIFAYGQTGSGKTFTMEGLDPRDSQSRGMIPRAVSHVFRGAQELEGKGWKYQFKASFLEIYNETLRDLLSCRAECKELHGCKELHGCKELHGCKELHGCKELHGCKAECKACKAECRASSECKELQIRRVSTDSQQLHVTNLQCVPVDNEQQVLQLLQTASLHRSVSRTALNDRSSRSHSIFQLSCNSILSLVDLAGSERLDKSQPQSQSQSQSKRLRETQSINTSLSSLGLVIMAXAKKEPHIPYRNSKLTYLLQNSLGGNAKMLMFVNISPLEENLSESLNSLRFASKXNECVVGMAHANRK; encoded by the exons ATGGCGGGGGTCGGCTCCGGTGACAGCGTCGGTTCGGTGCTGAGAACGGCGGTGGTCGCTCCGACCTCACGGCTCCCAGTCCGTAGAGCTGCGGCTAAACGGGCGGCTCCCGGCCCTCAACCGGCGGCTCCGGAGCAGAAACGTCTCTGCACCGCTTCCTCCTCCTCGCAGCCCCCCAGCCGAGCCCCATTGCGGGCACTGAGCGTTCCAGCTGCTTCGGGGCCAGGGCCTCCAAGGAAGGCCATGACGGTCACCGCCGCCCCAAGGGCTGGGAAAGGGAGTCGTGGGGCAGCCCCGGTTCCAAGAGCGGCTCCTTCTGTCGGTGGGGCCCAACGGCGTCGAGCTGCCTGGGATTTAAAGGGGCAATTGAACGATGTGTGGGTCGCACTGGGGAATCAAAAGGAGAGAGCGCAAAGGTTGGAGGAGGAGAACGGGAAGCTCCGGGAGGAGGTGGAGGGACTGAAGGAGGAGCTGCgggaaaaggaggagagaggggaggagatggagagaTGTGTGAGCACCCTGAGCGCAGAGCTGGCCAAGCTCCGTGAGGAATCAGAGCTGAAAGGCCgtgagctggaggagctgacGGCAAGGCTGCACCAGGCACAGGCTGATCTCCATCACTCCCACTCCTCTTTAGCTCAGAGGGACTCGGAGGTGGCCGAGCTGAAGCTGAGGGTTGAATCCCAGGGCTGTAGGATGAGGGAACAGGAGGAGTCCTATGGGGCCGAGATGGCCGAGCTCCGATCCCAATCCCAAAGCCAACAGCAGCGgctgcaggagatggaaaagcagcagcacctgatGGAGATGGACAGGAGGCGCCTCCATAACACGGTGCAGAAGCTGAAGGGCAACATCCGGGTGTTCTGCCGGGTCCGGCCCCTGTTGGcggctgagctgcagctgcagaacaacctgcagcacctgcactTCCCAGCACACGACAGCAACGCCATCGTGCTCATCAAGGGCGAGCAGTCTCACACCGGCCGTGACCGTAAGGACGACACCAGGTACGACTTCAGCTTCGACCGCGTCTTCCCCCCCAGCTCAACCCAGGAGCAGGTGTTTGAAGAGATCGCGCTGCTGGTGCAGTCCGCCCTGGACGGCTACAACGTGTGTATCTTCGCCTATGGGCAGACGGGCAGTGGGAAGACGTTCACCATGGAGGGGCTGGACCCCCGGGACTCCCAGAGCAGGGGGATGATCCCCAGGGCCGTCAGCCACGTCTTCAGGGGGGCACAGGAGCTGGAGGGGAAGGGATGGAAGTACCAGTTCAAGGCCAGCTTCCTGGAGATCTACAACGAGACCCTCCGGgacctgctgagctgcagggctgagtgcaaggagctgcacggctgcaaagagctgcacggctgcaaggagctgcacggctgcaaggagctgcatggctgcaaggagctgcatgGCTGCAAGGCTGAATGCAAGGCCTGCAAGGCTGAGTGCAGGGCCAGCAGTgagtgcaaggagctgcagatccGCAGGGTCAGCACtgacagccagcagctgcacgTCACCAACCTGCAGTGCGTGCCCGTGGACAATGAGCAacaggtgctgcagctgctgcagacggCCTCGTTGCACCGCTCCGTGTCCCGCACTGCCCTCAATGACCGCTCGTCCCGCAGTCACAGCATCTTCCAGCTCAGCTGCAACTCCATACTCAGCCTGGTGGACCTGGCCGGCAGTGAACGCCTGGATaaatcccaaccccaatcccaatcccaatcccaaagCAAAAGGCTCCGTGAGACCCAATCCATCAACACCAGCCTGTCCTCATTGGGGCTGGTCATCATGGCCTAGGCCAAGAAGGAGCCCCATATCCCCTATAGGAACAGCAAGCTGACCTacctgctgcagaacagcctgGGGGGCAATGCCAAGATGCTGATGTTTGTTAATATCTCCCCCCTGGAGGAGAACTTGTCCGAGTCCCTCAACTCACTGCGCTTTGCCAGCA GTAACGAGTGCGTGGTGGGCATGGCCCACGCCAACCGGAAGTAG